The following nucleotide sequence is from Halogeometricum borinquense DSM 11551.
GCTTCTGCCCGCCGGGAACGAAGAACCTGACCGTTCTCGGCAACCGTGGCGCGTCGGGTATCGACGGTATCGTTTCAACCGCGCTCGGTGCTGGGTCAGCCACGACAGACGATCTGACGCTCGTCACCGGCGATCTGGCCTACTACCACGATATGAACGGCCTCCTCGCTATCGGCCGTTCGGACGTTGATGCGACCATCGTCGTCGTCAACAACGACGGCGGCGGCATCTTCCATATGCTCCCCATCGAGCAGTTCGACCCGCCGTTTACCTCGCAGTTCAAGACGCCACACGGACTGGACCTTGAACCGAGCGCGGACCTGTATGGACTCTCCTTTGCCCGCGTTGAGGGCGGAGACAGCGATGGCTTCCGCAAAGCGTACGAAACGGCAACGCAGAGCGAAGGGACACACGTGATTGAGGTCGTCACCGACGCAGAGACGAGTCATACCGCTCGCGAGTCGCTCCGCCGTCGCGTCGTAGACGAGTTGACCGACTGAGTCGGTCCGTTTGCGGTTGTCTCGCGGTTCCCCGCGATTCCCCGCGGTTCCCCGCGATTGTCTCACGGTTGTCTCACGGGTTTTCGCGGTCCTCCGAACGGACTTCGAGAAACCGGCTTTCCAGAGCAGAACCCTTTTTCACTGCGTTCCGAAGAGAGACAGTCGTGTCTTCACCCGCTCGAACGTTGCCAATCGGTCTGATGGCCACCTGACGCTTGTTTTGACCGGCGATGCGGCCTACGAGGCAGTCTTCGGCTACACGCCGGCGTCGGGGGGCGTTTCGGTCGAGGACGCACGTCTCCGGATGGTCGTCGAGACAGAACGTGGCGTCGTTTCCGGCGGGAACGCGACGGTTCGAATGGCTGCGAACGCGACGAACCGAACCGTAACCCGACTCCAATACGACGTGCGCGTTGACACGGCAGTCGAACGACCCGACGCACTCGGTTCCCCGACACGGTCCGAGTGGGTGTGGCGACTGTTCGCGTACTGACGGTGGGTGATCACCCACGGCCTGACACCGGGGACAGTGCTTTTGACCGCTCCCGTCCACATGACGGATATGTCTCGCGGTGCCACCGACCCCGAAACCGAGGCGCGGCAAGTTCGTCCCCAAGAGGAGAACGACGAACTCGGGCAGTGGTTAGAGGATCTGTTCGACGGCACCGCAGAAGCCACCGTGCTGGGGCTTCCGTCGCTCCTCATTGCCGTTTTCTCGGGCGAACTCGTCGCCTCGGCGGCGGCGCTCGGGGCAGCCGTCGCCCTCTCGTGGGGCGTCGCAGCCTACCGAAACGGCCGTCTCTCGCTCGGCCCCGAGTGGCCACCGGTTTCGGTGTTCTACGGCGGTATTCGATTGCTCTGGTACAACACCGTCTACCTTGCCGCCGTCTTCGGCGTTGTCACATCTGGACTGTTTCCGACGACGCCCTCGGGACTCGCGGCGGCTATCGTTGCTGGCGTCGGTGTCGCCACTGTCGGCGTTCTCACGTTCCCGTTCGTCGCTGCGGCCGCCGATTCGGTCCGTCGCGCCTGACTATCTCTTCTCGATCCGTCACCCGGTAAGCGAATCTTTTTGCGCGGTCCGTCCGCCTCGTCGATATGGTCTCGGACATTTTCGACTCCGACCGCTGGGAACAAGTGGACGGCGCGGCGGAGTTCGACGACATCACCTACCACCGCGCGGTAGACGTTCCGGCGGTGCGAATCGCCTTTGACCGACCCGAAAAGCGCAACGCGTTCCGACCGGGAACGGTGGACGAACTGTACGCCGCACTCGATCACGCCCGCAAGCAGGCCGACGTTGGCTGTGTCCTTCTCACCGGCAACGGCCCCTCCGAAAAAGACGGCGGGTGGGCGTTCTGTGCCGGCGGTGACCAGTCCGTCCGCGGTGGCTCTGGCTACGAATACCGCGACGACGACGAAGCCGACGACGCTGATGACCCACTCGTCCGCGAGGCGAAGGCTGGTCGCCTCCACATTCTCGAAGTCCAGCGTCTCATTCGCTTCATGCCGAAACCCGTCGTCGCTGTCGTTCCCGGATGGGCCGTCGGCGGCGGCCACTCGCTTCACGTCGTCTGCGATCTGACGCTCGCGTCGGACGAACACGCAAAGTTCCTCCAGACCGATCCTGATGTGGCCTCCTTCGACGCCGGGTTCGGATCTGCCTACCTCGCAAAACAGGTCGGTCAGAAGAAAGCCCGCGAAGTGTTCTTCCGCGGGAAAACCTACTCCGCAGAAGAAGCCGTGGATATGGGGATGGCGAACGAGGCGATTCCGCACGAGAAGTTAGAGACGGTTGCCTTAGAGTGGGCCGACGAGATGACGAACAAGTCGCCGATGGCCATGCGGATGCTCAAGTACGCATTCAACATGACCGACGACGGACTCGTGGGGCAACAGGTGTTCGCCGGCGAGGCGACGCGTCTCGGTTACATGACCGACGAAGCACAGGAGGGTCGGGACGCGTTCTTAGAAAAGCGCGACCCGAACTTCTCGGACTATCCGTGGCACTACTGAGAGTCGGTTGAGCGCGCGGACGGCACAGCGATGCCACGGACGGCTGAATACTCCGCTGTCATCACGCAAAGAGGACTGTGGGTCGGCGTGCGACCGCATCAACGGGGGTTTCGTCTTCGATTCCCGGAAGCCGAATCGTTGCGGTCGTCCCGTCACCTTGCTCTGTGGCCGAGATTCGGAATGAGCCACCGTAGCGGGTCACTGCCCAGTTGACCAGCCACAGCCCGAGTCCGGAACTGTGTTGGAGTGGCGTTTCACCCCCTTCTGAGACGACTTTTGCCTCCATTTCGTCGATTCCGGGACCGTTGTCCGAAACGACGATATCAATCCACTCGCCGTTGTTGTTGACTTCGATTACGACGTGAGGATCATTCGAGAGATTGTGTTTGATCGCGTTCTCGATGAGTTCGGTTACCATCTGTTTGAGTTCCGATCCGGCACAGATGTCCCGATCTGTTTGGATTGCCAACTGAATCGTCGCGTTCGGCCACTGCTCGCGCTGTTCGTTGACGACGGCGGTGAGAAGCACAGTGGGATCGAGTCGCTCAGGGATTCGTTCGCGGCGAGCATACTGCTCTAGTTCGCGTGCTCGTTCGCTCATCGATAACAGGTCCTGTGCGATGCGTTCGACCCGTCGCTCGGCGTCGGCGTTTCGGCTATCCGAGCCGTACAGGTGATTGTGCCATCCCAGAAGGGCGTTCATATCGTTTCGGAGATTGTGTCGGAGTACTCTGTTGAGAACCTGAATCAACTGCTCAGTTCGCTTTCGCTCGGTGACATCCTGTTGGAATCCCACATAGTGTGTGATTGCCCCGGTCTTGTCATCGACTGGGGCGAGGTAGATCTGGTTCCAGAACGGGGTTCCATCTCGTCGGTAGTTGATTAGCTCGACGACGACTGGCTCACCCGCGTCAATAGCAGTCTCAAGCCGCTGAGAACGCTCCGGATCGGTTTGTTCTCCTTGGAGGAAACAGAGGTTCCGCCCGAGCGTCTCCTCGGCGCTGTAGCCCGTTACGCGTTCGAATCCCTCGTTGACGTAGATGAGTGGTTCGTTCGGTTCCCGAATGTCGGAGATCGAGATGCCAACCTGTGCTTCGTCCAT
It contains:
- a CDS encoding 1,4-dihydroxy-2-naphthoyl-CoA synthase is translated as MVSDIFDSDRWEQVDGAAEFDDITYHRAVDVPAVRIAFDRPEKRNAFRPGTVDELYAALDHARKQADVGCVLLTGNGPSEKDGGWAFCAGGDQSVRGGSGYEYRDDDEADDADDPLVREAKAGRLHILEVQRLIRFMPKPVVAVVPGWAVGGGHSLHVVCDLTLASDEHAKFLQTDPDVASFDAGFGSAYLAKQVGQKKAREVFFRGKTYSAEEAVDMGMANEAIPHEKLETVALEWADEMTNKSPMAMRMLKYAFNMTDDGLVGQQVFAGEATRLGYMTDEAQEGRDAFLEKRDPNFSDYPWHY
- a CDS encoding PAS domain S-box protein, whose amino-acid sequence is MTPLSSRHRLYDIFADPERDTEAKIARALDLGAEFFDLPIGFLTRIDDGIQEIVQSTGGHELIQPGETCPLDSAYCRLTVELDSPLAVQDAAASDISQQAIDTFGLGTYIGTKIVVQNETYGTVCFADTDERGTPFTDSEEMFLELLGKLVSRELERRAHEQELRGRNERLKREKQRFEAIAETSFDILFRVGLTGQFTYASSAVKRILGYSPAELTGEQFTDFTTEAAAEVAAEAYARVLDNQNVQNLELDFLDDTGSVVVLEVNATPVIEDGDVVGVQGVGRDVTDRKERQRELHIKNRAMDEAQVGISISDIREPNEPLIYVNEGFERVTGYSAEETLGRNLCFLQGEQTDPERSQRLETAIDAGEPVVVELINYRRDGTPFWNQIYLAPVDDKTGAITHYVGFQQDVTERKRTEQLIQVLNRVLRHNLRNDMNALLGWHNHLYGSDSRNADAERRVERIAQDLLSMSERARELEQYARRERIPERLDPTVLLTAVVNEQREQWPNATIQLAIQTDRDICAGSELKQMVTELIENAIKHNLSNDPHVVIEVNNNGEWIDIVVSDNGPGIDEMEAKVVSEGGETPLQHSSGLGLWLVNWAVTRYGGSFRISATEQGDGTTATIRLPGIEDETPVDAVARRPTVLFA